The Cryptomeria japonica chromosome 2, Sugi_1.0, whole genome shotgun sequence region TTTGTACTCACCCAGAAGCGGCATTTGTCAGCAGGCCATGTCCTCGAGGTCCTAAAATTGTGTCTGGTAAGATGACAGTTTCTAAGCTGGCTTTAATCACACCATTGCTACATTTTTATTGGAGGTTTGTTCTATTGTGGATTTTCGAATGTCAAAAATAATCTTTTTTCTCTATCCTGCTGTTTTCTTGTTTGTTTCCTTCAATCATTATGTTTTGGAGACAAGAAATCACTTTTCTGGCATTGAGTAGTGCTGGAACTAATGAAAATGTCAGAAACTTATATGTACAGAAATAGTTTATTTCAGTTATACAATCTTCTAATAAGATTACTGGAAAACTTAGAATATCAGATGTTCTTTGAAGAAAATTTTTCCCATATGTGAATCATACAGTTTGCTTCATATAAGGAAATTCACTCCGATGTTGTGCAATAAATCCACAGCCATAACCCCTGTGATTTGAATTTCAAGACAATTTTTTGTTGGCTCTTTAACAGTACAAGTTGCATTTTTTTTTAGTTAAGGGTAAATGGCAACATCACCAGGCCTAGACTCGTTGTAGCGATGAACAGGCACTTGGGAGGGAGGTGTTATTGCACATGCATGCCCGCCGGGTTTTGTTTTGCCATGTTGTGATGTGGGGATTTGAATTTGAATCACCCCTCTTTTAACATTTGACAACAATCCCTTAGACAAAATTTTAAGTTGGTTTTACACTACGCTATGGTGttattttttgcaaatttattgGCATTTGGTAATGATTCTATTGGAACGTAGATAAGAGTCTGTGCTCCTTTCTTGAAAGATTATGTCTGGGAAAGTAAATGTTTCTAACTTTATTCTTGTCATTTGTATTGTATGTGGTTAAGTATCAATGTTTATGATAGGGTGGAATTGCAGCTTGAGTTTTGTCATGTAGAGGCTTTTATCCAGGCAATCATTGTAGAGTGCGTTGTTTCTTCCTACCGTTTGTGTTTTGTAACAATTTAAGTACAACCCACATTTTGCTTCATTTCTGAACTCGAAGGAAAAAAATGAATTTCTCAGTTGGATATCGCCATAAATCAAGATATATGCAAGAGTTCTATAACTATGCCCTACTTGTCAATCCTGTCTGGTCTCAAAGTCATTGTGAACACGTGTAAAATGTTATGTATAACCTTTGgtattttcaatttccaatttgttTGATAAATCATTCATTAATAGGATCAAAGAACATGCCAGTTATATAGTGTAATTCAAGCGAACTGCTGCACAGTTCTGTTTTTCCATCATCTGTGTAGGATAGGTAGTTACTCAGGAAAGTGGAAACTTAATTAACAAGAGGTTTCCTTTACAGGATTTGTTTATAAATCAGAGTAGTAGATTTTACTACCTTGATAAGATAGGTTATTTACTGTCAAATCTTTATTATGTTTCCCAAATTGAAAGATTGTATGATTTCAAAAGATCACTAAATCACAAGCCAGCAGCCAATATGAAAATAAGGCTTTAGACGGTTAACATTGTAAAATAACTGAATAATATCATAATACACTCATCAGAAACAAAAAAGTCTGAAAAACTGAATACCATTAAAACTCATTACCCCTCTCTAATAGGCTCCATATTGAGATGCAGATCTTGTAAATTAAGTTGAACATATGGATGGATGAGAAGGACTGGAGGTACTTTGAAGAAGTGGAGTGAAGTGGAAGTGGAAGTGGGTCTTCTTCTTGATAGCTAAATGTGGGGCATATTAGCGCTTCAAGAATTTCAAGGGCACAGTGGAGAACGAGACTGGGCATTGCATTGAAATAATCCTCACGAAATTGTTGGAGATTGTGGGGGTGCATCTCAAAATATTTTTTTGGAGTTTCACTCAAAAGTTGGTATCAAGTTATTATTGATACTTACAATCCACAAAAATGTTGTCACAGAAAGGGAGAATAGATCTATCAACAAGTTTACAGAGTGAACATTGAGTGACATAAAATGAACAAGCAAGAGTGGGCCAAAGAAATGAATACAGCTTTTCTTTTGTTTAGTTGAGAATCAACCAAAGCTTTGGATGGTTTAAGCTTTGAAAAATCTTGATCTGGTCAGCAAGGCATTGCGAAGAACTTGAGAATCTTTATGAGCAATTCATATGTTCATGTTCTGAAAGTGAAGTAGCAGAAGTCTGATGTCATGACATGAGGTGTATCTTTCTTGGGTAATATAGAAAATCTGAAGCTATTAGCTGATTGATCAACAACCCAAATGATCCATGGTCTTTGATGAATGTCTAAAGTTAAATCAACACTAGACCAATTTTAATCCAAAGAAGTAAATGAAGGAACAGAAGTTGAGGATAAATCTGAGGCAAAGTTGCAAGAAGAGATTCAAGAAATCATCATAGGTGAGTAGGCCTAAGACATTGTTTAAGAGATATTTCTATCACGAGTAATCAAACGAATGATGATGATTGAGGCAAAGTTGCAAGAAGACAAACCATCACAGGCAAGTACATATAAGAAACTGCCTCAGTGATAATTACTACCATGAAGAATAACAAGGTGTATTACATTTGAAGAAGTGAACCTAACAGTGATGAGTACTACAGTTCTTTTTTCGAAATCCCACTTTGTCACATTAGCAATGAATTTGAAAGGATGAATTGATTCAACTGAGATAGAATATGATTTTCCATCAGGTAACAAACCCATAGGTTCCAAATGGGTATTTTAGGCAGGGTATAAAGCAAATGGCACAATTGACAAATACAAAGTTTGACTTTCTGATAAAGTTTATGCACAAAAAGAAGGTATTGTCTATGAAGAGACCTTTGCATCAAAGGTGAAAATCAAAGTTATGTTCTCCCTCGCAGCATAATGAAAACCCATCAAACCCCTAACTCTATTCTTAATTGACACTTCTACAAGTTCAAGAACTAATAAATATCTTGAAACACACTTTTGTTGGAGCTTTTTTGGTTCTTTGAATCTCCAAATACCCAAAATGCATCTTTGTAGTCATTTTATACAAGTTTTGAACTTTTCAAGGAATTCAGTGGTTCGAGAACTCCCTGAACTCTCAACACACAAAGAGTTAAGATGGAAAATCATTGCGACTTCGTGCCCTTGTTAGTATTCTCCTTTTGCGCTTGTAGGGAAATTGAAGCTTTGAAGCAACATATACTAGTCACAAACATATTAACACAATAACTTGAAGAAATGCAATCTTAGGTCACCATTATTAAAGGATATGTGCACAATGGATTTAGTAGACAAGCTTTAGGAATTTTGAAGCAAATGCCATCAACAAGGGTGAAGCTAAGCTACACAACCATTGCCAACATCCTTATAACTTGTCAAAACAGGAGCTTTGCAATAGTGTTTGGGTATTACTAAAGATCCCCATAATTGAAATAGGGATCTTTAGTAAAAAAATATGCTTAGAAATGCTTTGGTTGGCATGCATACAGCATGTGGAATCATAGATAAGGCATGTGAAATGTTTGATAGGATGCCTCAAAATAACGTGGTTTGATAATAATGGTTGCAGGATATATGGAAATTGGATTTGTTGAGAAGACTTCAAAATTCTTTGATTAAATGCAACTGATAGGCATAAGGCCTGATTCACTACTCATAGCCCATTCCAACATCCTCCTAATCCATGCCAAAGCATTGTAGTGATAAGGTGTGTTGTGAAAACGTAGACTAAGCCATAGTTTGTTAAATTCCTCAATGAGATGTCTTTACATGGAATGTGACGATTACATGATATGCATAACATGTCATGCTATTAATGCACTTAATATGCTTGAACAAATGAAAAGGGTAGGCACTTAGCCTGTTGATGACACTAGATGGTAGATAGGTAATGCAACAGTCTATGGAAAATTTGCTATTGTTTTTGTAAAGCTAATCTTGCCTACTAAGAGATTCACTCATAGTCTTGATTTGGGAGCCCATGCATTCATTCTACCTATTAGAGACATGGAGTCTCATGAACTTCTTTCTAAGGTTGAAACCCAAGATTATAGATACAAATTTGGACTAAATAGAATAGATAATGGAGTGTTGAGGTTTTAGTCAGTAAATAAAAACTTATAGAGAGAGATCAGATTTTTGTGCACATTTTTCATAAAGATAACTTCACAGGTTATGATACATCGATGGTCATTCCTCAGATAGAGTATTCTAAGAGAGATGACCTCGATAAATAAACTTCTAAAAATGTATGTTTTCATATAGGGCATATTGAAAGgtgatcacaaatgcaaagaagAAACCTTTCAAATTGGACCTATTCATGTAGGATGTGGACAAATCCAAGTGTGTTGATAGAACCTGGAAGTTAAATGAGCTCCACATGTGAGTTTTATAGTCGCGAATCACTGATTTTATTTTCGTATCttaagatttacaatgaatttgttAAGGATCTCTTCTCACTTGGGCAACATATATTCACCAAAGATCACTCAATATAGGCTTGCTCAATTAAAGAGGATTGCACTCCATATTTATACTGGGTTCAGCCtgatatttgattgaaattttttaaatttgttctCAACCTGATTTGAAGACCATAACAAGTACAAATCCCATTCTTTTATCTTCATGGTCTACTAAAGAAAGAGCGTCACTTGGTATACAAGAATATAAGGGCAGAGGTAGGGAATGCTAGAAGAATAAAGTTGAATACGAAATGTATTGGCAATAAACAACTAGCTTCTGAAAAACTAACTATTTCAGAGATATCATTTGGATGCAATATTAAACCAAGGAAAGTGATTGATCAATAAACACCACAAAGCAATCCAgttatgtgttgaaggatgtttGAGTTGAAAGAACAGACTTCTCAAATATCAGCAGAAGTTATGCAGTCACAGATGGTCTGTTTTGAAGCAGATTTGGAATTGATGAAAATTGAGATCTGATGTCTCAAAAGGGGGCTCAAAAGTGAGGAGAAAATTTTGTTTCTAGAAATCAATACTTACAACCCACAAATGCAAATTATTTGACATGATATCTTGACATTCGAATGCCCATCAATGTTAGGGAGGTCTTAGCATTTTATTATAAGTCAGTTTATTAATGTTTGAACTCATTTTTCTGTTAATGTGTAACATATACACTTATTAAAAAGTCATTGTAATATTATTTTAGAGGTTTTATTAGGTCTGAAAAATAAGTCTAATATGGGTGAGTTACAAGGGGTAAAACTATAAATGGAATTGTTTCCAATATAAAAAGTTTAGTTCTGTTTTTTGGAAATAAGGGATTCTCACACATTGTACACAAGCAAGGgagttgtgtaatgtccccatttaagCACTATGCTTTCCAGTGACTGTTAGCCTGTCCTTGGATGCCCGTAGGCCAGTcaaatgcaaaattagggtttccaaattCTTTGGAGTTCTGCatgagctttttagggtttgtcaggagggaattcttcagttctgcttatggtttccttctgggtttttcatgagctccagggtggcataacatggaTTTGATTCTTTGgcgaagtgagaacttactatttttagtaagttagggtttggctgtttggatgatgttgtcttactgagctttccaagctctttctccagGTGTGAAGATCGTGTTTTTCGGAGGAGTATTCCACGACTTACTATTTTTTCATAAGTGGCAGTAGtgagcaattctatttttagcagtttggacagggtcctgatcttGTAGCAGTTCAatggtcttcattgctcagcttcatcctggattttattgataatcagtattggagtcataagtgatttaattaaatattatttccttatcctaaggtttaatatttaattattttattactgattaatgttatattgggcgacttaggaaaaaacatttatatctaatatcaatgttatattttcctaagttaggcgttgaaattcgaagaatgcattaagttattgttgaagactTAAGCAAGTTTGAACTTGTTCAATTATTGGTGAAAATGCAACTTGGGCGCCCaccttgggaaatgaaatgaaatgtcatttggacgccatgtgatagtgaaatgaaatgcaaattggagaggtgaatttgggagcatttacatttgaatttcagagggaaaaaactataaatgcaggtgcttggcctcccatttggacatcttatgaaattgcattgttatgttgcgggtttggcgattgaaaatctgagcttcaaagtgtggcttcctagctaagtctcagttttgtacttggaagatagtacctagctgtgttctTGTATTTCTAGTGCTGTTAGAGAGTGTTTTGCTGAGGGTGGAGTgttttgtgtggattttggagtgttttcttgctgctggtcgcggagttgctgaaaccatattttgctcatacctcttgaccAAGTGATTCCTTCATTCTAGGTATTGGCTCTATCAAAATGTGGCATAGAGGCGATATAGTCTGCAATTTTATAGCCGCTGATTTGAAGAATTGGATTTTTAGTTGCAAATCGTACCTTTCAGCTGGGCCGTACCATTCTAggggtgcattgggatgcgtgaTTCTGTTTTGAGGCCACTAGACTGCAATTTTTGTGTTCATGTTTCATCATCCAGGTTATATCTTTCATTCACATTTGATTTGGTGTGTTTCCGACTTCATTTGGGTGAGTTATGAATATTTTGGTGTTGCCGGTTGAGACTATTCATGCTTGTTTGACTTCAGATTTTTGGTACAGCAGCAGTAGCATGATTTGAGTTAATTTGTTAGTTGTTTCTTGCTGTAATCTGCATTGGATATCATCTCTAATCTTCTCTTTCcgaattgtaaggttaagtagtagtactactaaccatttcttgagtgttgcttgcccactgcataagtggaagaggctggcttagccgccttcttgtTCTGTAATTCAGTTATGAAGTTCAATCCTCCCACTGAGTAATTGGTTGagtgattttatgtttgtaatggtcctcccgttgAATAAGCGGTCAAGTTGAGCTTTGATGTGATTCATTCCTCTCGCTGAaacattgcggttgagtgatttgtgtcttggtgtgttgttctcttggctggtttactgccaagttTCTTGTTTACctgttggataagcagaagggACTGGCTTGCCACCCATTATTGTATTTCAGCTTTCAGttggtttatggtgctaacgatccccggaacaccgtatgctctcaccctcccagattgggctctcggtgaacaaaaggtttAAGGGTTCCCTTCAATTATTTGGATTTCATTGTTCTAagttctaaccctaacgggtgattggtgtgattgtgatcttgctattgaaaaaaaaaaataaaattatcggGGATATTACAAGTTGTGGAGGCCTTCTTTTTGGATTGAATAAAGAAGAATGGGTTGATCATAGAGCCAATATACTGTTCCTTTATGTTGTAGATTACTTGTGTGTTTAACATGCAGCCTTTTTCTATATATTTTCTGTTATGTTTGAAATTCAGATGTTTTCCTTTATACAATTGGGATGAAATTATAGGCAGTTTTCTAGTAAGTGAGACATGAAACTCCTAGTAAATGTATCTTTCACGTGTTAGATGTCATTTGTTTTTTGAAACCCTTGTTGTATGTTTCACTTTTATAATTGAATGTTCTTCCTTGGGAGTGGGTTTGGTATTGATTCCTTTTCTTTGCTTAATCTTTAGCTATCCTTTTATTTTActctattttatttcaatttttgttaGTTTCCTTTCCtaatttctagttaaaagcatacctTGAAAAACCTAAAAACatatcatatgagggagctgcctTTATTAAATGTAGAAGAAAGTTGTTAATCCATAACAACTTCTCCAACTGATGGAACCTGTTGGGTGAGTCAAATCAAAGATGCAGTGACAAACTTGTTTACCAACGCATTTCAAAGTCTTTCCATCTACTGTCTAGTTGGCAGATGACGAATGCAGTCTTGCAAAATATAACATATTTTACAAGCATTATTGGTGAACCTCCCTTAGAAAAGATGATAATGTTATTCAATTACTGTTGCACTCGTGAATTTTggatttataaaatatttttcattttgatcTTTGAATTAAGAACATATGTCAACACAATTCTTTCTGTTTAATGTTGTGACTTTGTCTTATTCAACTGATTTCTTCCTTAAGCTTAAGTGTGGTTTTATTCTATTATTAATAATTACTTTTCACACTTTCTGTTTGTAATTGAACTGTCATTTTTTGGTGAAGCATATTTTCAAAACACTGCTCATTCCATTTTTTgacttatttttgaaattttttatctttCAGACAAATTGGTAGTTCTTATAGCTCGAAATAGTGTCTTTTTCCCTGTACCATTGCTTGCTAAGCCTAGATATGTTGCATTTTTAATCAAATGTTCTAACAGTTACTAATGATTTAAGATTGCATCAATGAAATACATAACCAAAAGTCAAATGCAAAACATCTCTCTAGATTTGCTGCTTATGCAATGATAGATTTCGTTGAATTACACCATGTAAGATTTCTATCATTGAATAGAATGTAATATGGACTATTTGCAGATATGCATAGTGTCTGTTTATGTCTTGGATTATTCTAGTTTTCCagccttcttgattgctactagtGTATCTAGTTTTTGCTCTTGGTAAAGAAATTCATTCCTTTTGGGTAGTTGGAGTCACAAAATGAGATGGTATTGGAACTCTTTTTCAAAATAGAACGTAATGTCGATTGCTATTAATAATTATGAATAGACCATGGTGTGAAATattgtttttccataccatagtgACTGATTTTAGTTTCCTTGTATTTTGTATTTGACTTATATGATTTGCAAATGCTTTTCCATTCAGGCAAGAAATTGTGCACTTTTGCACTTTTAACTATCATTttacttaaaatttaaaatttgtaacTCTACTTTCAGGTTTTCTTATCTTAATATGGCATTGAAGGGGATGCATGTTCAATCTTTGTCAAAGGAGATTTTGAGCCTAAGTTCAGAGATTTCAGCAACAGTTGACTTTGCTGCACCATATAAATGTAGAAATTTTAAATTTGGTCAAGGGATGCGTGTGCATTCTTTTCATGCCAGAACTGTATCTTTGTCCCCAAGTATCAAAGGAAAATGGTATGCCTCCACTTGAATATTTTTCTTATCATTATCCTTCATTATTTTAGAAGAGGAAAAAACAAACAAATCTTGAGGAAATGCACACACAACAGCACGTTCTTATCGTTTTATGATTTTGTTATGGGAGGAGAGTGTTTTCTGTTAAAATGTACAACGCTGATTCCTGCTTTTCACTGCTATTTCTGGGTGTTTGCTGATGTTTTCAGCCCCCGCAATATTGTAtgcctttaaaaaaaaatcatattgttTGTTTTTGGATGTTTAActtcattttttattaatattttgatttttatggaagaatttgattttttttttgaaatatcacTAATTTTTCTATAAATGTAGCATATTTTTTCAAAGTTAATTAAAATAGGTGCTGGTATGTTTGAATATATCATTAATTATAACTTTTTTAATATTCTATaagtttattttgatgatttttttttttaatttgaaatatatttatattatttttttaaagtaaTCTTAAGACTTTTTAAAGTATTTTGATTTTTCCCCTTTCTAATTGTTAGGAAAGAGaaactttttttttattatatGAATGCGTTTAACCTACATTATTAAATTATATCTCTCtataatggatgaaagaattatAGAGGAAATTTGAAgcataatgaatttttttttttgaggaatCATTGAGTGGTTATAAGCTTCACATCAGGCCACTTTGCATCTATTGTCAACAACCCAATACTAAGTTCAGATGTTTTGACAATAATTCTTTCAAAGTTCTACAAGCAAAGTATAGATGCAAATTGCAATAATCGTCATAGAGACGCCACTTTAGGTGGGAGGCAATATGCTATTAACACTAAGAGCAAGGTAAGTGTTACATCTGAAGATCAGGATACAAGAGCAAAAAgagttttcaaagattcaaagaatTAACGACTTGTATTAGAGAAAAAAGAGTAAGAGGATTAGACAACACCCTTAATCAAGACACTACTACTGTATTCACTTTTCCTCGATGTCAATGCTTGCAGTATTTGTCATATGTCTATGATTCCACCATTCCAAATGAAGAGAATATGCTAGCTTCTAGTATAAAAATAGGTAAGATTGCTCTAATATTATTGATTTTCCTTTGAGAATGCTTCCACCTCAAAACAAGAGTAAGTTAACTGTGATTGGAGAAATTACATCATTAAACTTCTAATATATAATCTCTTCTTTATTAAATGATAATATAAATGTTAAATGTTATTCCCCACGAATATATTGATTTCTCCTACCTACAATTGAAACGACAAGACCTCTTGCAAGCTGTATCAGTGTCTGATTTTCTCACTAAGGAGAACTCATGACAAGGGACATGTTGATCTTTCTCCAACAAGAAGACCTCATGAAGACCTCATGACAAGGGACTTGTTGATGACATAAACTTTGTAAAGTATGCAAGTAATGCCACTAAAATAAATATAAGATCACCTAATGAAGATGAGGTTTATTACAATGAAAATGATGAATTGAATGTTATGCTACATAGTCTTAAGAAACATCTTGAGTTTTGGGCACTAAcgtaaaaaatgatcaaaattaaaACTTTTCTTATGACTGTGAAGGCCAAACTTTTCTTAGGACTATTTAGCATAGTTTTCAATTTATTATCTTCATTTTAATAAACTTAATTTTCATTAGGTGATCTTCTCTTTATTTTAGTGACATTACTTGCATACTTTGTAAAGTTTACATTATCATTGTAATAAACTTAATTTGTTTGCATACTTTGTTGCTGCAGGAAGCAAAACCATTTGGTCATAAAATGTAGGGGAAGTAATGGAACTTCAGATCAAAGTGAGAACCCACAAAATGAAACATCTGATAGAAATGGCAACCTGCAAAGTAACGGGCCTTTTAGACGGTATGGCTTTGGAAGAACACGTCTTGCCAGAATTGTTCAAGAGGTTCAGAATAAACTATTAGAAAACATCAAAGGGCTTCAAAAGAACTTTCCAATGAAAGTGTTTTGCCTACTTCTAGGATTTTACTGCTCGACTCTTTTTGCTACAAGTATAGGTCAAACAGGGGACTGGGATATTTTGTCTGCAGGTCTGGCAGTTGTTATGGTAGAAGGTATTGGTGCACTAATGTATCGGGCCTATCCATTAATAGAGAGGCTACATTCTTTAGTGACACTGTTCAATTATTGGAAGGCTGGACTCTCATTAGGTCTGTTTTTGGATGCATTCAAATATGAAATGGATGCAATTTCAGTGTTTTTTGATACATTTTCCTTTGAAATAGATCTGTTTTCTCTGCTTTGGTGGTGAGACTTACTAGTTGTTAATATGGTTTTGCACTTTTGCCTTCCTATCTGTTTTGTGGGGTGGAAACTGATCTGATAGAATTAAAAGCAATTTTCAGAGGCATGTGGGAACAAATGCACTTAACTTGTGTCATCAATTTTTTTGCATACCCATATTCATGGGTTGAAAGTGCTATTTCTTTCTCTCGCACAGatgcttaaaaaaataaaattttactaCGATTTTTGGAAACACATCTCTCATCTATGCTTGACTTGTCTAGAGGTTTTATGTCATTGTAGTTTTAAATTTTCAATTCTATTAACACAGGAGCAGCCAAATCATGTGAGCACTCAAAAGCTGCTTTTTAATGCTATCTGCCAATAATAAGGTAAGAGAAACATGGATGTCATAGAACATGGTTTGCATTTTCATTCAGATTGATTATGGGTGGACAAGAATTTTTGAAATGAATAGAAAACTTTAGCATTAGTTTGCTTGCAATAGTTTGAATGTCAGCTGTCAAATACGAGGGCCTTTTGTTTGGTTCCCGTTCTCCCATGTGTTTTTGTCACACCTTTGTTGACATTTGGTAACGATTATATTGGAATGTAGATAAGAGTCTGTGCTCCTTGAAATATTATGTCTGGGAAAGTGAATATTTTTAACTCTATTCTTTTCAACTGTATTGTATGTGGTTAAGTATCAATATTTATGATAGGGTGGAATTGCAGCTTGAGTTTTGTCATTTAGAGGCTTTTATCCAGGCAATCATTGCAGAGTGCGTTGTTTCTTCCTACCATTTTTGTTCTGTAAGAATTTTAAGTACAACCCATCAGTTTGCATCATTTCTGAAATCTaaggaaaaaaatcaa contains the following coding sequences:
- the LOC131060610 gene encoding uncharacterized protein LOC131060610, which gives rise to MALKGMHVQSLSKEILSLSSEISATVDFAAPYKCRNFKFGQGMRVHSFHARTVSLSPSIKGKWKQNHLVIKCRGSNGTSDQSENPQNETSDRNGNLQSNGPFRRYGFGRTRLARIVQEVQNKLLENIKGLQKNFPMKVFCLLLGFYCSTLFATSIGQTGDWDILSAGLAVVMVEGIGALMYRAYPLIERLHSLVTLFNYWKAGLSLGLFLDAFKYEMDAISVFFDTFSFEIDLFSLLWW